The following coding sequences lie in one Crassostrea angulata isolate pt1a10 chromosome 10, ASM2561291v2, whole genome shotgun sequence genomic window:
- the LOC128168088 gene encoding uncharacterized protein LOC128168088 produces the protein MFFARFEGLKHISESVFVRMCEKVGTSQLVALRRETWGIKEMVDRRVIPNDGVIGMLSGSMREGFRLEGSDVDSMFWLNNHRVIMDMSQSKYYNTANTTLILSDSSESPPGFTLLQLLTTTTSEEVQTACVRMNDRVYIFCSIWRQITCSLIPNSTEHGPCGSGKIGRITEYDHAFCFVCDFWPPSASSWIERCHSWPDPEVVKDIVKNGCHFVAIGHPLGPHENEEWRFSFSRAEYKCVSAMNHCQFLTYGLLKLFLKEVINQQSEETNKLLCSYHMKTTIFWAIQQNTLPHWCPQNLLAGFWVCFKLLLKWVYEGVCPNFFIPQNNLFLTKVYSSAQNRLFLQLHELYKRGLACLLQSSSIRSYIIDVLYNPRAFVCTDESLMSDVDFDIKLFWEIYVPDYMSINLRNNVKLLFIIEKFVDSTQLTQWQLFRLQTRTAFILQTTAFILHNMFTNMFTNTEVNKLMYIVDKMSLHMLKLAAKFGCISDMLFIAIYYYKTLRYREALSVINMTKVKLAQPYLMYNKHVDRERYTEAVGGQSWSTKMRQAVAFDIILENEICDISELIPEKSALQNIGHRLFIPVFVMLHLLEFLCYRHIDTTLSQAVLDELQVLVHHDQGLYIDVEYRNISWQTLGICQEITGNLQAALHSYLQSLT, from the coding sequence ATGTTCTTTGCTAGGTTTGAGGGATTGAAACACATATCAGAGTCAGTGTTTGTGAGAATGTGTGAGAAAGTAGGGACCTCACAACTGGTAGCCCTCAGGAGGGAAACATGGGGCATCAAGGAGATGGTGGACAGACGAGTGATACCTAATGATGGGGTCATTGGGATGTTGAGTGGAAGTATGAGGGAAGGATTCAGACTGGAGGGATCAGATGTGGACTCTATGTTTTGGCTAAACAACCACCGAGTGATCATGGACATGTCTCAGTCTAAGTATTACAACACAGCCAATACAACACTGATTCTCTCTGACAGTTCTGAAagtccaccaggattcactCTACTTCAGTTACTGACAACAACGACATCCGAAGAAGTCCAAACAGCATGTGTCAGAATGAATGACagagtatatatattttgttctatatggcGACAGATTACTTGTTCATTGATTCCTAATTCAACTGAACATGGACCCTGTGGTAGTGGTAAAATAGGACGGATAACAGAATATGACCATGCCTTCtgttttgtttgtgactttTGGCCTCCATCTGCCTCCTCATGGATAGAGAGATGTCACTCGTGGCCTGACCCTGAAGTTGTTAAGGACATTGTCAAAAATGGATGCcactttgtagcaataggacacCCATTAGGACCCCATGAAAATGAGGAATGGAGATTTTCCTTTTCACGAGCAGAGTATAAATGTGTGTCAGCAATGAACCATTGTCAGTTTTTGACTTACGGATTGTTAAAACTTTTTCTAAAGGAAGTTATAAATCAACAATCAGAGGAAACCAATAAACTGTTGTGTTCCTATCACATGAAGACAACCATTTTCTGGGCTATTCAACAAAACACTCTACCTCACTGGTGTCCACAAAATCTCCTAGCCggtttctgggtctgctttaAACTCCTCCTTAAATGGGTGTATGAGGGGGTTTGTCCAAACTTTTTTATTCCACAAAACAACCTGTTTCTGACAAAGGTCTATAGCTCAGCACAAAACAGATTGTTCCTACAGttacatgaattgtacaagAGAGGTCTGGCCTGTCTGTTACAGAGTTCCTCTATCAGGTCCTACATCATTGATGTCCTGTACAATCCCAGAGCTTTTGTTTGTACAGATGAGAGTCTCATGTCTGATGTTGACTTtgatataaaacttttttgggAGATATATGTTCCTGATTATATGAGTATAAATCTTCGCAATAATGTAAAATTGCTATTTATTATAGAAAAGTTTGTAGATTCAACCCAGTTGACACAGTGGCAACTTTTTAGATTACAGACACGTACAGCATTCATCCTTCAGACCACAGCTTTCATATTACACAACATGTTCACAAACATGTTCACAAACACAGAAGTCAACAAACTGATGTATATTGTAGACAAAATGTCCCTCCACATGCTGAAATTAGCAGCTAAGTTTGGGTGCATTTCTGACATGTTATTCATTGccatttattattataagacACTCAGATACAGGGAAGCTTTATCTGTTATAAATATGACAAAGGTCAAGTTAGCACAGCCATATCTGATGTATAATAAACATGTAGACAGAGAGAGGTATACTGAGGCTGTAGGGGGACAGTCCTGGTCTACAAAGATGAGACAGGCTGTAGCATTTGATATCATACTTGAGAATGAAATCTGTGATATCAGTGAACTAATACCAGAAAAGTCTGCTCTACAGAACATAGGGCATAGATTATTTATCCCAGTGTTTGTAATGTTACACCTCCTAGAGTTCTTGTGTTACAGACACATTGATACAACACTATCACAAGCAGTTCTAGATGAGCTACAGGTCCTAGTCCACCATGATCAGGGACTTTATATAGATGTTGAATACAGAAATATCTCCTGGCAGACCCTGGGGATTTGTCAAGAGATCACAGGGAACCTCCAGGCTGCTCTACACTCATATCTACAGTCACTCACATAG